The Dunckerocampus dactyliophorus isolate RoL2022-P2 chromosome 13, RoL_Ddac_1.1, whole genome shotgun sequence genome window below encodes:
- the LOC129192702 gene encoding KATNB1-like protein 1 isoform X1 translates to MGSSGEDQHLEVTVQHESTQYTVSYSRGEKKADYPKKEEFTKKSTPGRVKRVVSYKRKTRHVTVARKKPSGSGRTHDAANKENKMTTDIQQEMFDMDPRQLTTNVNSDRNTEKTGFEDADFLKLTEPTSDHVTITEVLLGRNLRVKVALTLWQRHFGEMLTYLLRIQDTGVFVDILPLISKSLEDESSSITIGCCVDLFPLVQNVLIRPYEEYVIVGLMWLNSVLKRWWQQLKASGYTGSTELPFDRNFQVFNQQLLELWHQEPQLKSFPGAAGELAKAIDSFLSQLT, encoded by the exons atggGCTCTAGTGGGGAAGACCAACATCTTGAAGTAACCGTGCAGCATGAGTCCACCCAGTACACAGTCAGCTATTCTCGTGGAGAGAAAAAG GCAGATTACCCGAAAAAGGAAGAGTTCACCAAAAAGAG CACTCCAGGCAGAGTAAAGCGAGTTGTGTCATATAAGAGGAAGACGCGTCATGTGACGGTGGCTCGGAAGAAGCCGTCTGGCTCAGGCAGGACACATGACGCAGCAAACAAGGAGAATAAAATGACAACAGACATTCAGCAGGAGATGTTTGATATGGACCCTCGGCAGTTGACAACAAATGTAAACAGTGACCGCAATACAGAGAAGACTGGCTTTGAGGATGCTGACTTCTTAAAACTTACTGAG CCTACAAGTGATCATGTCACAATAACTGAGGTGCTCCTTGGAAGAAACCTGAGAGTCAAAGTGGCCTTAACACTGTGGCAGAGACATTTTGGAGAGATGCTAACGTACCTCCTGAG AATCCAAGATACTGGTGTTTTTGTCGACATTCTCCCTCTAATAAGCAAAAG CCTGGAGGACGAATCTTCCAGCATTACCATCGGCTGTTGTGTGGACCTGTTCCCCTTGGTTCAGAATGTCCTCATCAGGCCATATGAAGA GTATGTCATTGTTGGTTTGATGTGGCTCAATTCTGTTTTGAAACGCTGGTGGCAACAGCTTAAAGCAAGTGGCTACACTGGATCGACTGAACTTCCTTTTGATAG AAACTTTCAGGTCTTCAATCAGCAGTTGCTGGAGTTATGGCATCAGGAGCCTCAACTAAAGTCTTTTCCTGGAGCTGCTGGGGAACTGGCAAAG GCCATTGATTCCTTCCTGTCTCAACTTACTTGA
- the LOC129192702 gene encoding KATNB1-like protein 1 isoform X2, whose product MGSSGEDQHLEVTVQHESTQYTVSYSRGEKKADYPKKEEFTKKSTPGRVKRVVSYKRKTRHVTVARKKPSGSGRTHDAANKENKMTTDIQQEMFDMDPRQLTTNVNSDRNTEKTGFEDADFLKLTEPTSDHVTITEVLLGRNLRVKVALTLWQRHFGEMLTYLLRIQDTGVFVDILPLISKSLEDESSSITIGCCVDLFPLVQNVLIRPYEENFQVFNQQLLELWHQEPQLKSFPGAAGELAKAIDSFLSQLT is encoded by the exons atggGCTCTAGTGGGGAAGACCAACATCTTGAAGTAACCGTGCAGCATGAGTCCACCCAGTACACAGTCAGCTATTCTCGTGGAGAGAAAAAG GCAGATTACCCGAAAAAGGAAGAGTTCACCAAAAAGAG CACTCCAGGCAGAGTAAAGCGAGTTGTGTCATATAAGAGGAAGACGCGTCATGTGACGGTGGCTCGGAAGAAGCCGTCTGGCTCAGGCAGGACACATGACGCAGCAAACAAGGAGAATAAAATGACAACAGACATTCAGCAGGAGATGTTTGATATGGACCCTCGGCAGTTGACAACAAATGTAAACAGTGACCGCAATACAGAGAAGACTGGCTTTGAGGATGCTGACTTCTTAAAACTTACTGAG CCTACAAGTGATCATGTCACAATAACTGAGGTGCTCCTTGGAAGAAACCTGAGAGTCAAAGTGGCCTTAACACTGTGGCAGAGACATTTTGGAGAGATGCTAACGTACCTCCTGAG AATCCAAGATACTGGTGTTTTTGTCGACATTCTCCCTCTAATAAGCAAAAG CCTGGAGGACGAATCTTCCAGCATTACCATCGGCTGTTGTGTGGACCTGTTCCCCTTGGTTCAGAATGTCCTCATCAGGCCATATGAAGA AAACTTTCAGGTCTTCAATCAGCAGTTGCTGGAGTTATGGCATCAGGAGCCTCAACTAAAGTCTTTTCCTGGAGCTGCTGGGGAACTGGCAAAG GCCATTGATTCCTTCCTGTCTCAACTTACTTGA
- the zgc:194887 gene encoding fibrinogen-like protein 1-like protein isoform X2, with amino-acid sequence MIFKFWLARVVLLLKLSLYGVNMEHLQAENLHLLPPDQHNVVLNKGMTVLPRDCHKMLVTSSGHARDGVYLIQPGDSPIVVYCAMQEGGWTIVQHITVNSSVNFDRLWADYKYGFGEVTGDHWLGNEYLHQLTGGPGHYTLGVKLVDRDAVTKMGEYDPFVVEDESSAYRLRLGLFQGTAVDALTQDTENYLHDNQKFTTRDRDNDNYFQNCAKLEFQGVAGGGWWYDACAGANLNRRNVIYWQKDCNKERLCKYAWMMVRPSDTVKVIHSGDCKRDEL; translated from the exons ATGATATTTAAATTCTGGCTTGCGCGAGTCGTGCTTCTGCTCAAGCTGAGTCTATATGGAGTCAACATGGAGCACCTCCAAGCAGAGAACCTGCATCTCCTACCCCCAGATCAGCACAATGTAGTCCTGAACAAGGGAATGACAG TGCTGCCAAGAGACTGTCATAAAATGCTTGTGACCTCTTCAGGTCATGCAAGAGATGGGGTCTACTTAATCCAACCTGGGGACAGCCCTATTGTGGTCTACTGTGCCATGCAGGAGGGAGGCTGGACCATTGTGCAGCACATCACCGTAAACAGCAGTGTCAATTTTGACCGCCTCTGGGCTGACTACAAATACGGCTTTGGGGAAGTCACAGGAGATCACTGGCTCGGAAACGAATACCTTCATCAGCTCACAGGAGGCCCAGGGCACTACACACTGGGAGTTAAACTAGTGGACCGAGACGCTGTCACAAAGATGGGAGAGTACGACCCTTTTGTGGTGGAGGATGAATCATCGGCATACAGGCTGAGGCTCGGGTTGTTCCAGGGCACAGCTGTGGATGCCCTCACCCAGGACACGGAGAACTACCTGCACGACAACCAGAAATTCACCACTCGGGACAGAGACAATGATAACTACTTCCAGAATTGTGCCAAGCTGGAGTTCCAGGGGGTGGCTGGAGGGGGTTGGTGGTACGACGCATGCGCGGGTGCCAATTTGAACCGCAGGAATGTCATCTACTGGCAAAAGGACTGCAACAAGGAGCGACTGTGCAAGTATGCATGGATGATGGTGAGACCATCAGACACTGTTAAAGTCATTCACAGTGGAGACTGCAAAAGGGATGAGCTATGA
- the zgc:194887 gene encoding fibrinogen-like protein 1-like protein isoform X1 produces MHLKPLCRTRMIFKFWLARVVLLLKLSLYGVNMEHLQAENLHLLPPDQHNVVLNKGMTVLPRDCHKMLVTSSGHARDGVYLIQPGDSPIVVYCAMQEGGWTIVQHITVNSSVNFDRLWADYKYGFGEVTGDHWLGNEYLHQLTGGPGHYTLGVKLVDRDAVTKMGEYDPFVVEDESSAYRLRLGLFQGTAVDALTQDTENYLHDNQKFTTRDRDNDNYFQNCAKLEFQGVAGGGWWYDACAGANLNRRNVIYWQKDCNKERLCKYAWMMVRPSDTVKVIHSGDCKRDEL; encoded by the exons ATGCATCTTAAACCTCTTTGCAGGACAAGGATGATATTTAAATTCTGGCTTGCGCGAGTCGTGCTTCTGCTCAAGCTGAGTCTATATGGAGTCAACATGGAGCACCTCCAAGCAGAGAACCTGCATCTCCTACCCCCAGATCAGCACAATGTAGTCCTGAACAAGGGAATGACAG TGCTGCCAAGAGACTGTCATAAAATGCTTGTGACCTCTTCAGGTCATGCAAGAGATGGGGTCTACTTAATCCAACCTGGGGACAGCCCTATTGTGGTCTACTGTGCCATGCAGGAGGGAGGCTGGACCATTGTGCAGCACATCACCGTAAACAGCAGTGTCAATTTTGACCGCCTCTGGGCTGACTACAAATACGGCTTTGGGGAAGTCACAGGAGATCACTGGCTCGGAAACGAATACCTTCATCAGCTCACAGGAGGCCCAGGGCACTACACACTGGGAGTTAAACTAGTGGACCGAGACGCTGTCACAAAGATGGGAGAGTACGACCCTTTTGTGGTGGAGGATGAATCATCGGCATACAGGCTGAGGCTCGGGTTGTTCCAGGGCACAGCTGTGGATGCCCTCACCCAGGACACGGAGAACTACCTGCACGACAACCAGAAATTCACCACTCGGGACAGAGACAATGATAACTACTTCCAGAATTGTGCCAAGCTGGAGTTCCAGGGGGTGGCTGGAGGGGGTTGGTGGTACGACGCATGCGCGGGTGCCAATTTGAACCGCAGGAATGTCATCTACTGGCAAAAGGACTGCAACAAGGAGCGACTGTGCAAGTATGCATGGATGATGGTGAGACCATCAGACACTGTTAAAGTCATTCACAGTGGAGACTGCAAAAGGGATGAGCTATGA